The proteins below come from a single Bacillota bacterium genomic window:
- the mutL gene encoding DNA mismatch repair endonuclease MutL, with protein MTIRRLPPEVAERIAAGEVIERPASVVKELVENALDAGARRVVVELEEGGRAAIRVRDDGQGIAPDELPLAVERHATSKLERFEDLKRLGTLGFRGEALASVAAVARLTLESRPPGLEAGRRLRLRPGAEPLLEPVAMAPGTRVEVLDLFYNMPARRAHLRSPRAELLACEEVVSGHALARPQVAFRLLHEGRPLLETPGDGELRHVVAALWGEELAASLLPLEELWPPLGLHLSGLASPAGLGRASRTFQRVAVNGRPVENLALRMAAEEAYRNLLPLRHHPVLLLALELPPGEVDVNVHPAKRVVRFLRERAVHGAVHAALRRALEAGRRPRAASGGGAPAGGPPAAPERLREPAATWEWLELYAPAGAEAAAEEGAPPGALGPAREGAAGERESPGRLPPLRPLTQLHATYLLCLGGAEGAEELWLVDQHAADERYWFERLEGGAGAGLAQPLAVPASVALDRGRRAAWEARRSLLEALGFRAEPGGPASLWLRAVPAGVRGPEQLFAELLDEAEPAGAWEERLRAARARLACHAAVRAGDALAPPAQAALLARWSACRQPWTCPHGRPTAIRIGEEELARRFLRR; from the coding sequence GTGACCATCCGCCGCCTGCCGCCGGAGGTGGCCGAGCGCATCGCCGCCGGCGAGGTGATCGAACGCCCGGCCTCCGTGGTCAAGGAGCTGGTGGAGAACGCCCTGGACGCCGGCGCCCGCCGGGTGGTGGTGGAGCTGGAGGAGGGCGGGCGTGCCGCCATCCGCGTCCGGGACGACGGCCAGGGCATCGCCCCCGACGAGCTGCCGCTGGCGGTGGAGCGGCACGCCACCTCCAAGCTGGAGCGCTTCGAGGACCTGAAGCGGCTGGGCACGCTGGGCTTCCGCGGCGAGGCGCTGGCCAGCGTGGCGGCCGTCGCCCGCCTGACGCTGGAGAGCCGCCCGCCCGGGCTGGAGGCCGGTCGCCGCCTGCGCCTCCGCCCGGGCGCCGAACCTCTCCTGGAGCCGGTGGCCATGGCGCCCGGGACGCGGGTGGAGGTGCTCGACCTCTTCTACAACATGCCGGCGCGCCGCGCCCACCTGCGCTCGCCGCGCGCCGAGCTCCTGGCTTGCGAGGAAGTCGTCTCCGGCCACGCCCTGGCCCGCCCCCAGGTGGCCTTCCGCCTTCTCCACGAGGGCCGCCCGCTGCTGGAGACGCCGGGCGACGGCGAGCTGCGCCACGTGGTGGCGGCGCTCTGGGGCGAGGAGCTGGCCGCCTCACTCCTGCCGCTGGAGGAGCTCTGGCCGCCGCTGGGCCTGCATCTCTCCGGACTCGCGAGCCCGGCCGGGCTGGGGAGGGCGTCGCGCACCTTCCAGCGTGTGGCGGTCAACGGGCGGCCGGTGGAGAACCTGGCCCTGCGCATGGCGGCCGAGGAAGCCTACCGGAACCTGCTCCCGCTCCGCCACCACCCGGTCCTCCTTCTGGCGCTGGAGCTTCCGCCCGGCGAGGTGGACGTCAACGTCCACCCGGCCAAGCGCGTGGTCCGCTTCCTGCGCGAGCGGGCCGTTCACGGCGCCGTCCACGCGGCGCTCCGCCGCGCGCTCGAGGCGGGCCGGAGGCCGCGCGCGGCCTCCGGCGGCGGCGCGCCCGCGGGAGGACCCCCGGCCGCCCCGGAGCGCCTGCGCGAGCCGGCGGCCACCTGGGAGTGGCTCGAGCTCTACGCGCCGGCGGGGGCGGAGGCCGCCGCGGAGGAGGGCGCCCCGCCAGGGGCGCTCGGCCCGGCGCGGGAGGGCGCGGCCGGTGAGAGGGAGTCGCCCGGCCGGCTGCCGCCGCTCCGCCCGCTGACCCAGCTTCACGCCACCTATCTGCTCTGCCTGGGCGGCGCGGAGGGGGCGGAGGAGCTCTGGCTGGTCGACCAGCACGCGGCCGACGAGCGGTACTGGTTCGAGCGCCTGGAGGGGGGCGCGGGCGCAGGGCTCGCCCAGCCCCTGGCCGTCCCCGCCAGCGTCGCCCTTGACCGGGGCCGCCGGGCGGCCTGGGAGGCACGGCGGTCGCTGCTGGAGGCGCTGGGTTTCCGGGCGGAGCCGGGCGGTCCGGCGAGCCTCTGGCTGCGCGCGGTGCCCGCGGGCGTGCGCGGGCCGGAGCAGCTCTTCGCCGAGCTGCTCGACGAGGCCGAGCCGGCGGGCGCCTGGGAGGAGCGGCTTCGCGCCGCCCGGGCCCGCCTGGCCTGCCACGCGGCGGTTCGCGCCGGCGACGCGCTGGCGCCGCCGGCCCAGGCGGCCCTGTTGGCGCGCTGGTCCGCCTGCCGGCAGCCATGGACCTGCCCGCATGGGCGGCCGACCGCGATCCGCATCGGGGAGGAGGAGCTGGCGCGGAGGTTCCTGCGGCGTTGA
- the miaA gene encoding tRNA (adenosine(37)-N6)-dimethylallyltransferase MiaA — translation MKDGGRERWTLVLVGPTAVGKSEVALALAERFGGAVVTADSAQVYRGLDVGTDKPPLDQRRKIPHYCLDLAEPVAEFSVASWLSAARDAIAACRRSGRLPIVAGGTGLYVEALLRGYTFAPHSPQLRRQLVRRLEAEGLEPLLRELAARDPEACRRVDRANPRRVVRALERALLAPGRTLSGDPAGPPAGERARTDRELLGRVVVVGLCRDREELAARIRRRIVREMEDGLLEEVRGLLARGVPPSAASMQALGYRQLAAHLLDGLPLERALERLERDTRRFAKRQMSWFRNRLSGATWFNLSLGGPGPVERWLQSILARSPGMPGSGPAY, via the coding sequence TTGAAGGACGGGGGGCGCGAGCGCTGGACGCTGGTGCTGGTCGGCCCCACGGCCGTGGGCAAGAGCGAGGTAGCCCTGGCGCTGGCCGAGCGCTTCGGCGGAGCGGTGGTGACCGCCGACTCGGCCCAGGTCTACCGCGGCCTCGACGTGGGGACGGACAAGCCGCCGCTTGACCAGCGCCGGAAGATTCCGCATTATTGTCTTGATCTGGCAGAACCGGTTGCGGAATTCAGTGTCGCAAGCTGGTTGAGTGCGGCACGGGACGCCATCGCGGCGTGTCGCCGCTCCGGGCGGCTGCCCATCGTGGCCGGGGGTACCGGCCTTTACGTCGAAGCGCTTCTGCGCGGTTACACGTTCGCCCCGCACTCGCCCCAGCTGCGACGCCAACTCGTTCGACGCCTCGAGGCGGAAGGCCTGGAGCCGCTCCTCCGGGAGCTGGCGGCGCGCGATCCGGAGGCCTGCCGGCGCGTCGACCGGGCCAACCCGCGCCGTGTCGTGCGTGCCCTGGAGCGCGCCCTGCTCGCGCCCGGGCGGACGCTCTCCGGCGATCCCGCCGGGCCGCCGGCCGGGGAGCGGGCGCGGACCGACCGGGAGCTGCTGGGCAGGGTCGTGGTGGTGGGGCTCTGCCGCGACCGGGAAGAACTGGCTGCGCGCATCCGCCGCCGGATCGTGCGCGAGATGGAGGACGGCCTCCTGGAGGAGGTGCGGGGGCTCCTGGCCCGGGGCGTGCCGCCTTCCGCCGCCTCCATGCAGGCGCTGGGCTACCGGCAGCTGGCCGCCCACCTGCTGGACGGCCTGCCGCTGGAGCGGGCGCTGGAGCGGCTCGAACGCGACACGCGACGCTTCGCCAAGCGACAGATGAGCTGGTTCCGCAACCGGTTGTCTGGGGCCACCTGGTTCAACCTCAGCCTGGGCGGCCCCGGCCCGGTGGAACGATGGCTCCAGTCAATCCTTGCCAGGTCGCCGGGTATGCCGGGGTCCGGACCGGCATACTAA
- a CDS encoding glycosyltransferase family 4 protein: protein MVAKGRTASGTASLQGRPVFLSTYPPQRCGIATFTQHLVGAMEAVTAERPAVLAVSDGIPASLYPPEVVAAIAREDRPAYREAARLLNRSGASALVVQHEYGIFGGQDGSDVLELVESLEIPWVVTLHTVLRRPTPRQREVVRRMAARARRVVVLARRAREILAEVYGVDPARLVHIPHGAPDGLPTSRHEVRRRLGLERATVLCTLGLINPGKGIEYVIEALPELVPDFPDLLYLVLGQTHPGVLRHSGESYREMLKARARQLGVERHVRFVDAYLDDAALVEYLAASDIYITPYLSPEQISSGTLAYAVGLGKAVISTPYAYAQELLADGRGLLVPFRDAGALAEAVRAILASPRLRRGMERRARLVGRSMAWPRVAEAYAELVGEVAAPAGGGEGAFRFLPLGGGRAGALAMEGGVARHEAAASHAGPSLADDR, encoded by the coding sequence ATGGTCGCCAAAGGGAGAACCGCATCGGGAACGGCCTCGCTACAGGGACGTCCGGTCTTCCTGAGCACCTATCCTCCCCAGCGCTGCGGCATCGCCACCTTCACGCAGCACCTGGTGGGGGCCATGGAGGCGGTCACCGCCGAGCGCCCCGCCGTGCTGGCGGTCAGCGACGGCATCCCCGCCTCCCTTTATCCGCCGGAGGTGGTGGCCGCCATCGCGCGCGAGGACCGGCCCGCCTACCGCGAGGCGGCACGTCTGCTCAACCGCTCGGGCGCCTCCGCGCTGGTGGTGCAGCACGAGTACGGCATCTTCGGCGGGCAGGACGGGAGCGACGTCCTGGAGCTGGTGGAGTCGCTGGAGATCCCCTGGGTGGTGACGCTGCACACCGTCCTGCGGCGCCCCACGCCGCGGCAGCGCGAGGTGGTGCGGCGGATGGCGGCGCGCGCCCGGCGCGTGGTGGTGCTGGCGCGCCGCGCGCGCGAGATCCTGGCCGAGGTGTATGGTGTCGACCCCGCGCGGCTGGTCCACATCCCGCACGGGGCGCCCGACGGCCTGCCCACCTCGCGCCACGAGGTCAGGCGGCGCCTCGGTCTCGAGCGGGCGACGGTCCTCTGCACCCTGGGTCTGATCAACCCGGGGAAGGGGATCGAATACGTGATCGAGGCGCTTCCTGAGCTGGTCCCCGACTTCCCCGACCTCCTCTACCTGGTGCTGGGACAGACGCACCCGGGCGTCCTGCGCCACTCGGGGGAGTCCTACCGCGAGATGCTCAAGGCGCGGGCGCGCCAGCTGGGCGTGGAGCGCCACGTGCGCTTCGTCGACGCCTACCTGGACGACGCTGCACTGGTGGAGTACCTGGCCGCCTCCGACATCTACATCACGCCCTACCTCTCGCCGGAGCAGATCTCCAGTGGCACGCTGGCCTACGCCGTCGGCCTGGGCAAGGCGGTCATCTCCACCCCCTACGCCTACGCGCAGGAGCTGCTGGCCGACGGGCGGGGGCTGTTGGTGCCCTTCCGCGACGCGGGCGCCCTGGCCGAGGCGGTCCGCGCCATCCTCGCCTCGCCGCGCCTGCGCCGTGGCATGGAGCGCCGGGCGAGGCTGGTCGGGCGCTCCATGGCCTGGCCGCGCGTGGCCGAGGCGTACGCCGAGCTGGTGGGCGAGGTGGCCGCGCCCGCGGGCGGGGGCGAGGGTGCCTTCCGCTTCCTGCCGCTGGGCGGGGGTCGGGCCGGCGCGCTGGCGATGGAGGGAGGTGTGGCGCGCCATGAGGCTGCCGCCTCCCACGCTGGACCATCTCTGGCGGATGACCGATGA
- a CDS encoding glycosyltransferase, producing the protein MRLPPPTLDHLWRMTDETGLIQHAAGAIPLRATGYTTDDNARALIAALWAYRRGEREAAVLADRYLAFLGWARQADGSFHNEFGYDRRPLPGGRSEDATGQAVWALGEAVAAGEPRWSETARLWLEGSLEAAGRLGYVRSAAFALLGLARAAEAVGSGDLGRRLAGTGERLTTFLLERYHAERRPDWEWLEDRLTYANAALPAALLAAGRSWGWREATRAGETMLRWLDGVSWEGELLVPVGNRGWYPRGGEKARFDQQPVDPAWMVLAHAEAATALGRGRHLERAQAALAWFLGRNLAGLPLVDPATGGCHDGLGPDGVNRNQGAESTLAWLLAFYAAERARAALAGQGPEGVRAEAEPALGATGS; encoded by the coding sequence ATGAGGCTGCCGCCTCCCACGCTGGACCATCTCTGGCGGATGACCGATGAGACCGGACTCATCCAGCACGCCGCGGGCGCCATCCCGCTGCGCGCCACGGGCTACACCACCGACGACAACGCGCGGGCGCTGATCGCGGCGCTCTGGGCCTACCGGCGCGGGGAGCGCGAGGCGGCGGTGCTGGCCGACCGCTACCTCGCCTTCCTGGGCTGGGCGCGTCAGGCGGACGGCTCCTTCCACAACGAGTTCGGCTATGACCGTCGTCCGTTGCCGGGCGGCCGCAGCGAGGACGCCACCGGACAGGCGGTCTGGGCGCTGGGCGAGGCTGTGGCGGCGGGCGAGCCGCGCTGGTCGGAGACGGCACGGCTCTGGCTGGAGGGTTCGCTGGAGGCGGCGGGGCGGCTGGGCTACGTCCGCTCCGCGGCCTTCGCCCTGCTGGGCCTGGCGCGGGCGGCGGAGGCCGTCGGCTCCGGCGACCTCGGGCGGCGCCTGGCCGGGACGGGCGAGCGGCTGACCACCTTTCTGCTGGAGCGTTACCATGCCGAGAGGCGACCCGACTGGGAGTGGCTGGAGGACCGGTTGACCTACGCCAACGCGGCGTTGCCGGCCGCCCTTCTGGCCGCGGGGCGGAGCTGGGGCTGGCGGGAGGCGACCCGGGCCGGCGAGACCATGCTGCGCTGGCTGGACGGCGTCAGCTGGGAGGGCGAGCTGCTGGTACCGGTGGGCAACCGCGGCTGGTACCCGCGCGGTGGAGAGAAGGCGCGTTTCGACCAGCAGCCCGTCGACCCGGCCTGGATGGTGCTGGCCCATGCCGAGGCGGCGACGGCGCTGGGCCGCGGGCGTCACCTGGAGCGGGCGCAGGCGGCGCTGGCCTGGTTCCTGGGCCGGAACCTGGCGGGGTTGCCGCTGGTCGATCCCGCCACCGGAGGCTGCCACGACGGCCTGGGGCCCGACGGGGTCAACCGGAACCAGGGTGCGGAGTCGACGCTGGCCTGGCTCCTCGCCTTCTACGCTGCGGAGCGCGCGCGGGCGGCGCTGGCCGGCCAGGGTCCGGAGGGCGTGCGCGCGGAGGCGGAGCCGGCGCTGGGCGCCACGGGCAGCTGA
- a CDS encoding cupin domain-containing protein, with amino-acid sequence METIEPQVGDGARVVEKPWGREIWWAQTERYVGKIIEVRAGGSLSLQYHERKMESMYFVEGSGTLLLGDREIPIRPGLHVTIPPGTRHRVLAASDVRFFEVSSPEVEDVVRLEDAYGRAGQSA; translated from the coding sequence ATGGAGACGATCGAGCCGCAGGTCGGGGACGGCGCCAGGGTGGTGGAGAAGCCCTGGGGCCGCGAGATCTGGTGGGCGCAGACGGAGCGCTACGTGGGCAAGATCATCGAGGTGCGGGCGGGCGGCTCGCTCAGCCTCCAGTACCACGAGCGGAAGATGGAGAGCATGTACTTCGTCGAGGGGAGCGGGACGCTGCTCCTGGGTGATCGGGAGATTCCCATCCGGCCGGGCCTCCATGTGACCATCCCGCCAGGGACGCGCCACCGCGTCCTGGCGGCCTCGGACGTCCGCTTCTTCGAGGTCTCCTCGCCCGAGGTGGAGGACGTGGTCCGGCTGGAGGACGCCTACGGCCGGGCCGGGCAGAGCGCCTGA
- a CDS encoding ABC transporter permease: MLRRVAGTARRALVRMAFALQVAWHGVLARPLRSVLTVLGVGIGVASVIGLMAIGEGARQAVVRQFERLGSNVIVIKAEDPNVHLDPAEAATLVERVPSLEAATPILTKSLAVRWRWSRGSLPVLGVSAEYVRVRGLDLLSGRFFNDFHVRRRLHVAVIGYELARGLLNGRDPVGYSLTVSGQEFRIMGVLAPRPGDPQEVDRSILIPYTLAEELMQRNDADEIWVKARSPEEAQLAVAQLGRIFRRQLGLDQSAPAPGPGGPGGPGGLPAGALPAGPGGGAPVRPPAPPGGGASQAGSPLPAGRELLSITNLNQMIREADRANRVMTLLLGGMAAVSLLVGGLGIMNIMLVAVAERTGEIGLRRALGAKRGDLVTQFLLEALLLSAAGAAAGVGAGLWGSRLFARYGFETVVTPEAVQVAVLVALGSGLVFGVYPALSAAALEPVEALRR; encoded by the coding sequence ATGCTCCGGCGGGTGGCGGGTACGGCCCGGCGAGCGCTGGTGAGGATGGCCTTCGCCCTCCAGGTGGCCTGGCACGGCGTGCTGGCCCGGCCGCTCCGCTCCGTCCTCACCGTGCTCGGCGTAGGCATCGGCGTCGCTTCGGTGATCGGGCTGATGGCCATCGGCGAGGGTGCGCGCCAAGCGGTGGTCCGCCAGTTCGAACGCCTGGGGAGCAACGTGATCGTCATCAAGGCGGAGGACCCCAACGTCCACCTCGACCCCGCGGAGGCGGCCACGCTGGTCGAGCGCGTCCCCTCCCTGGAGGCGGCCACGCCCATCCTGACCAAGTCGCTGGCGGTCCGCTGGCGCTGGAGCCGGGGGAGCCTCCCGGTGCTCGGCGTCTCCGCCGAGTACGTGCGGGTGCGCGGCCTCGACCTCCTCTCCGGCCGCTTCTTCAACGACTTCCACGTCCGCCGGCGGCTCCACGTGGCCGTCATCGGCTACGAGCTGGCGCGCGGCCTGCTCAACGGGCGCGATCCGGTCGGCTACAGCCTGACCGTGAGCGGCCAGGAGTTCCGCATCATGGGGGTGCTCGCCCCGCGCCCGGGCGACCCCCAGGAAGTGGACCGGAGTATCCTCATCCCCTACACGCTCGCCGAGGAGCTGATGCAGCGGAACGACGCGGACGAGATCTGGGTGAAGGCCCGCTCGCCCGAGGAGGCGCAGCTGGCCGTCGCCCAGCTGGGGCGCATCTTCCGCCGCCAGCTGGGCCTCGACCAGTCCGCCCCCGCGCCCGGACCGGGAGGACCGGGCGGACCGGGCGGGCTCCCTGCGGGCGCGCTCCCGGCCGGTCCGGGTGGCGGCGCCCCCGTCCGGCCGCCTGCCCCTCCGGGCGGCGGGGCGTCGCAGGCGGGTTCCCCGCTTCCTGCCGGTCGGGAGCTGCTGAGCATCACCAACCTGAACCAGATGATCCGGGAGGCCGACCGCGCCAACCGCGTGATGACTCTCCTGCTGGGGGGCATGGCGGCCGTCTCGCTGCTGGTGGGCGGACTGGGGATCATGAACATCATGCTGGTGGCGGTGGCCGAGCGCACCGGCGAGATCGGCCTGCGCCGGGCGCTGGGCGCGAAGCGGGGCGACCTGGTCACCCAGTTCCTGCTGGAGGCGCTGCTCCTGAGCGCCGCCGGAGCGGCGGCCGGGGTCGGCGCGGGCCTCTGGGGGAGCCGCCTCTTCGCCCGCTACGGCTTCGAGACCGTGGTCACGCCCGAGGCCGTCCAGGTGGCCGTCCTGGTGGCGCTCGGCTCGGGTCTCGTCTTCGGCGTCTACCCGGCGCTCTCGGCCGCCGCGCTGGAGCCGGTGGAGGCGCTGCGCCGTTGA
- a CDS encoding efflux RND transporter periplasmic adaptor subunit, translating to MIRRVAATLAVMVIVLGGGYLAYRRLLPPPVEPSQAPLYATATVRRGAISVGVETTGPLNPAEGSGLMVPVASGQNPGAAPSYVLQEMLVHEGDPVRAGQVVARLAAPALQQQLQQDSQAVQQARLDLAQLLGVTPDQVDGIDPARGITLTAPIDGRVTGLSLTLGSQVKQGQLLAQVVDDSHFVLVARLAPGELPGVRKGETAYLRFDEFDGLVPAQVTGINPNPIPTPLSELNDCGTGAPSGSGSQASGPSQFVYWVTLEGVNPGLLRPGMQAQVGFARGNRAGSSGPATGEPSSISWLRYCQQIESYGQSEALTSPADASVTRLFVQDMQPVRRGDPLLTLSGSTFQSSVEAKLESLHDAEQKLAQDQAQASLLEVRSPMDGIVVGVPPLQPGALLQPGQYLGQVLNTARMQLFAQVSDVDVVKVKQGAPVQVTVDALPGRVLHGTVTNVAMMGKDQSGVTQFQVVIQVDGVPELRPGMQARAHIDAGSARDALLVPVEAIFEEDGQSKVEVMERNGTARTVIVRLGLVNDRYAQVLSGLKPGDRVITGSSADLLPSQHLTSPSLLPGSSTQGGQGAPGGSGSGGPGGAPGGAGGPTSGSGSGG from the coding sequence GTGATCCGCAGGGTGGCCGCGACGCTGGCGGTGATGGTGATCGTCCTGGGAGGCGGTTATCTCGCCTACCGCCGGCTCCTTCCTCCGCCGGTAGAGCCCTCCCAGGCACCGCTTTACGCCACCGCCACCGTTCGGCGGGGCGCCATCTCGGTGGGCGTGGAGACCACCGGCCCGCTCAACCCCGCGGAGGGGAGCGGACTCATGGTGCCGGTGGCGTCCGGCCAGAACCCTGGGGCCGCGCCCTCCTACGTGCTCCAGGAGATGCTCGTCCACGAGGGCGATCCCGTGCGGGCCGGCCAGGTGGTGGCGCGCCTCGCCGCCCCTGCCCTGCAGCAGCAGCTGCAGCAGGACAGCCAGGCCGTCCAGCAGGCGCGGCTCGACCTGGCCCAGCTGCTGGGCGTGACGCCCGACCAGGTGGACGGGATCGACCCGGCGCGCGGCATCACGTTGACGGCGCCCATCGACGGACGGGTGACCGGCCTCTCGCTCACCCTGGGCAGCCAGGTGAAGCAGGGGCAGCTGCTGGCCCAGGTGGTGGACGACTCCCACTTCGTGCTGGTGGCGCGGCTGGCACCGGGCGAGCTGCCCGGCGTGCGCAAGGGGGAGACCGCCTACCTGCGCTTCGACGAGTTCGACGGGTTGGTTCCGGCGCAGGTGACCGGCATCAACCCCAATCCCATCCCGACGCCGCTCTCCGAGCTCAACGACTGCGGCACCGGCGCCCCCTCCGGCTCCGGCAGCCAGGCGAGCGGGCCCTCCCAGTTCGTCTACTGGGTCACCCTGGAAGGGGTCAACCCGGGCCTACTCCGCCCGGGCATGCAGGCGCAGGTGGGCTTCGCGCGCGGCAACCGGGCCGGTTCCTCGGGCCCCGCCACGGGCGAGCCCTCCTCGATCAGCTGGCTCCGCTACTGCCAGCAGATCGAGAGCTACGGGCAGAGCGAGGCGCTGACCAGCCCCGCCGACGCCTCCGTCACGCGTCTCTTCGTCCAGGACATGCAGCCGGTCCGCCGCGGCGACCCCCTCCTCACCCTTTCGGGAAGCACCTTCCAGTCCTCCGTGGAGGCGAAGCTTGAGAGCCTGCACGACGCCGAGCAGAAGCTGGCCCAGGACCAGGCCCAGGCGAGCCTGCTTGAGGTCCGCTCGCCCATGGACGGCATCGTGGTCGGCGTGCCGCCCCTGCAACCGGGCGCCCTGCTGCAACCCGGCCAGTATCTGGGCCAAGTGCTCAACACCGCCCGCATGCAGCTCTTTGCCCAGGTGAGCGACGTGGACGTGGTCAAGGTGAAGCAGGGCGCGCCGGTGCAGGTGACGGTGGACGCCCTGCCCGGGCGGGTGCTCCACGGCACGGTGACCAACGTGGCCATGATGGGCAAGGACCAGAGCGGCGTCACCCAGTTCCAGGTCGTCATCCAGGTGGACGGGGTGCCCGAGCTGCGCCCCGGGATGCAGGCCCGGGCCCACATCGACGCCGGCAGCGCCAGGGACGCCCTGCTGGTGCCGGTGGAGGCCATCTTCGAGGAAGACGGCCAGTCGAAGGTGGAGGTGATGGAGAGGAATGGCACCGCGCGGACGGTGATCGTGCGGCTGGGGCTGGTCAACGACCGCTACGCCCAGGTGCTCTCCGGCCTCAAACCGGGCGACCGCGTGATCACCGGCAGCTCCGCCGACCTGCTGCCCAGCCAGCACCTCACCTCGCCCAGCCTCCTGCCGGGCTCCTCCACCCAGGGAGGCCAGGGTGCTCCGGGCGGTTCCGGCTCCGGCGGCCCGGGCGGCGCTCCCGGCGGCGCCGGTGGCCCGACTAGCGGCTCGGGCTCGGGCGGCTAG
- a CDS encoding ABC transporter ATP-binding protein, whose amino-acid sequence MAPVVRLMAVTRSYRAGQVRVDALRDVDLTVEAGEFVSIMGPSGSGKSTLLNLIGCLDRPSAGSREIAGASTDRMDDGELAELRNRFLGFIFQDFRLMPDLDALANVELPLVYRGLPARERHRLALKALEEVGLAARARHRPAQLSGGEQQRVAIARALVGQPALILADEPTGALDSQSSRMIMAIFQRLNRERGLTIVQVTHDERVARHGSRLVRLLDGRLVRDEPVVEPIVEEEAAPAAGPAALPAGATASAGQGGEPR is encoded by the coding sequence ATGGCGCCCGTCGTCCGCCTGATGGCGGTGACGCGCAGCTACCGCGCCGGCCAGGTCCGCGTCGACGCCCTGCGCGACGTCGACCTGACCGTGGAGGCCGGCGAGTTCGTCTCCATCATGGGCCCCTCGGGTTCGGGCAAGTCGACCCTGCTCAACCTGATCGGCTGCCTGGACCGCCCCAGCGCGGGCAGCCGCGAGATCGCCGGCGCGTCGACCGACCGGATGGACGACGGGGAGCTGGCCGAGCTGCGGAACCGCTTCCTGGGCTTCATCTTCCAGGACTTCCGTCTGATGCCCGATCTGGACGCGCTGGCCAACGTGGAGCTGCCCCTGGTCTACCGCGGCCTGCCCGCCCGGGAGCGCCACCGGCTGGCGCTCAAGGCGCTGGAGGAGGTCGGCCTGGCGGCCCGCGCCCGCCACCGTCCCGCGCAGCTCTCCGGCGGCGAGCAGCAGCGCGTCGCCATCGCCCGCGCCCTGGTCGGCCAGCCCGCGCTGATCCTGGCCGACGAGCCGACGGGCGCCCTGGATTCGCAGTCGAGCCGCATGATCATGGCCATCTTCCAGCGCCTCAACCGCGAGCGGGGCCTGACCATCGTGCAGGTGACGCACGACGAGCGCGTGGCGCGCCACGGCAGCCGCCTCGTCCGTCTGCTGGACGGGCGCCTAGTCCGCGACGAGCCCGTCGTCGAGCCGATCGTCGAAGAGGAAGCGGCGCCCGCCGCCGGACCGGCGGCGCTTCCCGCCGGGGCGACCGCTTCCGCCGGACAGGGGGGTGAACCCAGGTGA
- a CDS encoding AAA family ATPase, which produces MEPLEALRRLRRLPAQPERVGQAAAPPAAPAAGADAGAAARAELERALAELDRLVGLEEVKRLVRELTDFVEVQRRRQEQHLVTEPTVLHAVFRGNPGTGKTTVARLLARIYQALGLLERGHLVEVERADLVGEYIGHTAQRTREQVRRALGGILFVDEAYSLARGGEKDFGKEAIDVLVKAMEDYRGRFVLILAGYRLEMEYFLLQNPGLRSRFPIQIDFPDFDIPQLVSICELMFAEREYRASPEALEQLRRMLARPEWALRVAQGNARLVRNLVERAVRRQASRVVREDRRSREELMEITAADLLGELEP; this is translated from the coding sequence ATCGAGCCCCTGGAGGCGCTGCGCCGCCTCCGCCGGCTGCCGGCCCAGCCCGAGCGGGTGGGCCAGGCGGCCGCGCCCCCGGCCGCGCCGGCCGCCGGCGCCGACGCGGGGGCGGCGGCCCGGGCTGAGCTGGAGCGGGCGCTGGCGGAGCTGGACCGCCTGGTCGGCCTGGAGGAGGTGAAGCGGCTCGTCCGCGAGCTGACCGACTTCGTCGAAGTGCAGCGCCGCCGCCAGGAGCAGCACCTGGTCACCGAGCCGACCGTGCTGCACGCGGTCTTCCGCGGCAATCCCGGAACCGGCAAGACCACCGTCGCCCGGCTGCTGGCCCGCATCTACCAGGCGCTGGGTCTCCTGGAGCGCGGCCACCTGGTGGAGGTGGAGCGGGCGGACCTGGTAGGCGAGTACATCGGCCACACCGCCCAGCGGACGCGCGAGCAGGTGCGGCGGGCGCTGGGCGGCATCCTCTTCGTCGACGAGGCCTACTCGCTGGCCCGCGGCGGCGAGAAGGACTTCGGCAAGGAAGCCATCGACGTCCTGGTCAAGGCGATGGAGGACTACCGCGGGCGCTTCGTCCTCATCCTGGCCGGCTACCGCCTGGAGATGGAATACTTCCTGCTCCAGAACCCCGGCCTTCGCTCGCGCTTCCCCATCCAGATCGACTTCCCCGACTTCGATATCCCGCAGCTGGTCTCCATCTGCGAACTGATGTTTGCCGAACGTGAGTACCGGGCCTCCCCGGAGGCTCTCGAACAGCTGCGCCGGATGCTGGCGCGGCCCGAGTGGGCGCTGCGCGTCGCCCAGGGGAACGCCCGTCTCGTGCGCAACCTGGTGGAGCGCGCCGTCCGGCGCCAGGCCAGCCGCGTGGTGCGCGAGGACCGGCGGAGCCGCGAGGAGCTGATGGAGATCACGGCCGCCGACCTGCTGGGAGAGCTGGAGCCGTGA